Within Paenibacillus sp. RUD330, the genomic segment GTGTCCAGATCCTTGTATTTCTCGTACAGGCGGGGGGCGTACTTCGGCAGCAGCTCGTTCAGGGGCAGATACGAGCCGCGAGCAGCCATCTGCTGATAGGAGTTGTCCGAGTCGAAGTTCAGATCCCAGCGGTCGCCGGCCGCGGCCATCACGAGCAGCTTGCCCGGCAATTCGGGCCAAGGAATGAAGTTGACGTTGAACTTCACGTTCAAGCCCTTGGATTTGACGTAATCGCTCACCGCCGTCCAGACCTCGTCGGTCGCGGCTTTCTTGTCGCCGCCGAAGTAGAACTTGAGCGTGACCTCCGGCTCGGATGGCGGAAGCTGCGGGTCCCGGGCGGCATGGCGGTCCGTGCCGCGGGCCATGTAGACGGACAGGCCGGCCAGAATGAGGAGAACGCAGGCAGCCGCTGCGAGTTTGCCTAGCTTGGTCCCGAACATGCGCGAGAGCTCTCCCTTCGGTTATGGAATGGTATATGAAAACAGGCGCCGGACGGCGCCTTGTCGGGTATGCGCTTTCATTTTGGTGCGCTTCCCATTAATGATAGCTCCGCTTCCTCCTTCCGACAATGAGGCGATTGCAAACAATCCCGTCTGATCTTGGCGGATTCTCCAGATAAAGTGCAAAAGCCGCACTCGGCACCTGGCGTCTTCCTCAGGGAGACGGCTTTCCTTCTCCAATGTTCGCCGCCGCGCAGAAAGGACTGTTCCCTGTAGCCCTGAGGGCTCTGCGGAACAGTCCTTTTTCCCTTCAGCCTGGAAATTCCATTTCCGTCCTTGCCGCTACTTCAGCGTCGCGGCCAGCTCGGTCGTCTTCTTGTTCCAGGCCTCGGTCTCCGGAATGAGGTCGTTGATGTCACGGTCGCCGAACACGATGTCGTTGACGATGTTGTTGTAGTTGTACTCGTTCCAGCCGGGGACGGTCAGGCCGGGCTGGATGTAGGCGTTCTTCTGCGCAATCTTGACCGCCTCGATGTTTTTGCCCTGCCAGATCGGAGCCTGGTCGTAATAAGCCGTCAGCTCGGGATCGACGACCGAGGCGTTCGCGCCCTGGTCGATCTTCCACTTCTGGGCTTCCTTGGTGAACTGGAAGCTGAGCCAGAGGAACGCCTCCTCCTTATGCTTGGAGCCGGACAGCAGCGCGAGCGGTCCGTAGATGGAGTAGCCCGGCTGGCTGACCTTGCCCTTGGGGAACGGCAGCACATCCCAGTTGAACGCCGCCTTCTCCTTAAGCGTCGGAAGCACCCAGTCGCCGCCGATCGCGAAGCCGGTCTTGCCGTTGATGAACTCCTTGGTCACGCCGCCGCTGGCCGCGGCCGCGGCCTCGCTCTGCATCGAGCCGTCCTTCGTCACGAACTCGCGCAGCCATTTGGCGTCGTTGATGACATCCGGGGTGCTGAGCAGGCTTTGCGTGAGATCCTTGTTCATGTACTGCAGATTGTCGGCATGGCCGTCCGCGATCGCCTTCGTGCTGAGCAGGCGCATCTGGATCTCGGGCTGGGTCGTCACGCCGTATTCGCCCGCATCCGGATCCGTGATCTTCTTCGAGACGTCGCGGAAGTCGTCGTACGTCCAGTCGTTGCCCGGCATTTCGACGCCGTGCTTGGCGAGCAGATCCTTGTTCACGAGCACCCACATCGGCACGTCGACCATCGGGACGGCGAGCTTCTGGCCCTTGAACGTCATCGTGTCGAAAAAACCGTCCGGGAACTTGGCGTTTTTGAAGATGTCGCTCTTGTCGATGTACGGCGTCAGATCCTCGATCAGGCCGTTCTGCTGGAACGTGATGAGGTCGGAGTCGATCTCCGTGACGTCCGCCGGCGTGCCCGCCGCTTCCTGGGCCGCGATGATCTCCATGATGGGCTGGGAGTTGACGGGGATCTGCTCAATGGTGATCCAAGGGTATTTCTGGTGGAAAAGCCCGTAGAGCTCGTTGTAGGAATCCTTCCACGAAATGAATCTCAGCGTGACGGGATCATGCTTCACGTCCGAGCCGCCTCCGCCGCCTGCCGCATCCGTATTGGCCGCCGCGCTCGGAGACGGGCTTCCGGAGGCTGGAGCGTTGTTCGCGTTGTTGCCGCTGCAGCCGGCCAGAACGACGGATAGGGCGAGCACCGTGCCGAGCACGGAATGGATCGTTTTTTTGCTGGTCATCTTGGATATCCTCCCCTGATATGAACCGTAAATGATGACTTGAAGGTCAAACTGGCACGTCCGCGCCGGACGAAGGCGCATCCCTCCCTTCAAGGCCGCGGCCCCGATTCATTCCACGATTCCCGTCCGCTCGATTCCGGCGACGAACCAGCGCTGCAGCACCATGAAGATGAGCAGCGGCGGCAGGATGATGAGGAAGGCGGCTGCCATCTTGGTGCCTTCCGTCACGGGATTCGTGATGAAATGCGTATTGCCGAGCAGGGACGGATTGAGCACGTCCTCGAGATTGTCGAGGCGGATCGACAGCGGCGTGAAGCCGTTCGCGAGGAACATGGACGGCTCGTAGTACATGTTCCAGTACCAGATGAACGAGAACAGGAACACGACGAGGCAGGCGGACTGGGCGAGCGGCAGCATGATGCGGAAGAACAGCCGGAACGAGGACGCCCCGTCGAGCTTCGCCGCCTCCTCCAGGCTGGCCGGCTGCGCGCGGAAGAACTGGCGGAAGATGAGGATGAACAGCGCTCCCTTGAGCCCCTGGCCGAACAGCGCCGGCACGAGGAAGACGAACAGCGTGTTGAGCAGGCCGAGCTTGCTGAAGATGACGTACAGCGGAATGATGATCACCTGCGGCGGGATGAGGAAGGTCAGGATGACGAGCGCCGTGATCAGCCCCTTGAACGGCACGGCGAGCCTAGCCAGCGCGTACCCCGTCATGGCGCAGAGAAGCACCTGGGCGAGCGAGCAGCTGAGGGCGATCAGCGTCGTGTTCCGCAGCGCTTCGGGGTATTGAAGCCCTTTGACCGCCTTGGACAGGTTCTCCCAGGTGACGGCGCGCGGGATCCATTTGACGGTCGGATCGAGAAGGTCGCTCATGTCCTTGAGCATCGTGCTGACCATGTACAGCAGCGGCTGCAAATACAGGTACGCGACGATGGAGAGCAGCGCGTAGATGACCAGCTTCGCCAGCAGGCCGTCCGACAGGCTGCGCCCGAGCACGATCATCTTGGCTTTCTGGACGCGGCGCCCCCAGAGCAGCCCTTTTGCCTGCTTGCCCGCCTTTTGAAGCCATACGTTGGCGCTCATGCCCTTCCCCTCCTCTTGCTCATGCTGCGGCTGAACAGTCCCATCACGATGGCGATCAGCGCGAATATAAAGGCGAAATATATCCAGGCCAGCGCGCTCGCGTAGCCGTATCCCGTGTCCACCTTGAACATGTTGTCCCGGATATGCTTCAGCACCGGATTGAGCGGGAATGTGAACAGGTCGATGATCGTGTACAGCACATTGAGGCTGACGAACGGCATGCTTGCCGGCAGCGTGATCTTCCAGAAGCTGTCCCACGGAGAGGCGCCGTCGATGCGGACCGCCTCGTAGATGGACGGGGAGACCGTCTGGAAGCCGGCGATGAAGATGAGGATCTGGACGCCCGAATACCACAGGATGAGCACGATCCGCCCGAGCACCTCCATCACCGTCTTGGCCAGCTCCCCTCCGACATACTGGCGCACCAGCGGCTCCAGATTGTACTGGTCGAGGAACGGGATGTCTCCCGCCCCTTGGGAGAACAGCTCCGAGAGCACCTGGCCCGTAGCGAAGATGACCGGCAGGAAGAACAGCGCCCGGTAGATGAACCGGCCGGGGAACTTCTGGTTCAGCAGCAGCGAGATGAGCAGCGCGAAGATGACGATGACGGGAACCATCAGCAGCATCTGCTGGAAGTACGTGATGAGCTCGATCGGAAATACATTGTCCTTCAGGAACGCGTCCCGGTAGTTCTGCAGGCCGATCCAGTCGTACTTGAAGCCGCCCGGCACGACGGCGACCTTGTGCAGCGACATGAACATCGACCAGCCGATCGGCACCGCGACGAAGACGGCAAAGCCGATCATCCAGGGCAGCATGAACAGCATGCCGATCCCGTACCGCTTGGCGTGATGCTCCATCGCTTTTCGTCTGTATGGCGCAGGGCGGCTCATGCTCCGCCTCCTTTCTCGACCGAGAAGCTTCCCGCCGCATAATCGACGATCACCCGGGTTCCGTCCTCGTAAGTCGTCGCGTACCGGTCGGCCGACAGCTTCTCATGGGCCGTGATCCTCTGGGCGAACAAGTCCGCGAGCGAGTCGAACCTGCGGTATTCCTCGACGATGCGGCCTTCCCACTTGTCGAAGCGGCTGCTGTACAGGAAATTGGAGGCCGACTCCTTGAGCTTGCGAGAGTCGTCATGGGTCACCATGAAGGACGGCATGGCGCCGTATTCGATCGCCCGCAGGAATTCCTTCCTTTCGTCGTCGCGCAGATTGCCTTCCCCGAACGTATAGGGCACATACCCGTGCAGCACCATCGGATAGAACGGAACGGTCTCGTCGATCAGGAAATCGTAGCTCGATTCCGAAGGCAGCGAGCTGATGTAGTCCGCCTGGCCCAGCGTGTAGGCGTTGCCGCGGAATACGCCCGCCGAGCCGAGCTCCTTGCGGGTGTACGCCAGCAAGCCGGCGTACACCTCGCCCGTATATCCCCGGGACAGGATGCCGGAGGGCTCATAGTCGTTGAACGTCGTATCGCCGAGTCCGCTGTACAGAATGCCGGATACGCCCAGCTTCTTGAGCCGGTCCACGGCCGCCGCCGCGCTCGCGGCGGTGAAGGACGGCTTCGCCAGGAACCAGCCCTCGTCGATGAAGGCCGTCCCGTCGATACCGCGCACGGCGTCGCTCTTGCCGGACGCCGAGGAATGGCCGTCGACCCAGAGGAAGTCCTCGTAGAAGCTGACGTCGGTTCCGGATTTCCGCATCTCGTCGATGAACGCCTTGGCGCCGGACTCTCCGCCGAGAGCCGGCTCGATCGGGAACCGCCTCTCCATGTCGTAGTCGCCCATGTTCGGCCAGCCGTAGAAGGCGACGCTCGCGCGGGCGATTCCTCGGCTCTGCAGGCTGCGCATGATCTCTCCCGCCTGCGCGAACGTCGTAGCGGCGACGTAGCGCACCCTGCCGAACGCCTTCTCGTAGTTGCCTCCCATGATCTTGAGATACAGGGGCACATGCCCGGCGGGCTGCAGCGGCTCGCCCAGCGATCCCGCGGCGATCAGGGAATCGCGGTACGAGGCCGCCATGCCGGAATAATCCGCCTCGTCCCCGCTCAGGAAGCGGTACTCCACCTCCCGGTCGAAGTCGAGCGGCTGCTTCTGGACCGCCTTCGTCGGTGCGGCGAGCCGGCTCATCCGGTACAGGTACTCCTCCCGGTACATCTGGCTCGAGTAGACGTTGTACCGGGACGACTTGATTCCGGGCGGCATGGCCGCAATCTGCGACGATCCCTCGCCCTTGGTCAGGACGGCGAGGAAGGCTTCGGCGCCTTTCTTGAGCCCGAACACGGGATAGGCGATATCCTCCCTCATTCCGGCGTCGCGCGTCCAGTTGGCGGAATTGGTCACTTCCGTCCCGTACACTTCATGCAGATATCCCTTGGAGATGCCGGCGCGCGGAGCGTCGAAGCGGATCAGCCCGCCCGGGCCGTCGGGCACGAACAGGTAGCCGTCATCCGCCGCCGCAGCGGAGCCGAAGTACGGCAGCAGGTCGATCGAGAACACGGCGAAATCGCCTTCCTCCCGGATTCCGGCCGCCGGAATGCCGACCTTAAGCCCCGCTTCCGTCAGCTCGTAGGCAATCGTGACGCCCAGCTTTTTGTCCGGGAAAGAATACCGGATCTGGAGCGCCCCGCCTTCCTTGGCCATATCGCGGACGACGCCGGGACTGACGCTGTTGACCGACTCCCGGATCGTCTGATCCGCTCCCTGGCTCCGCACATAGGTAAGGACAAACGTCGACTGCAGATTGGACAGCGGCAAGCCTTTGACCTTTTCCCTGGCCAGCTCCTCCTTGGACGGATTGCTCGTCCAGCGGTAGCCGGACTTGCGGTTCAGCACCGCGATGCCGCCGTTGTCCGGTCGGACATAGAGGGCGAAGCCTTCGTTTTCCGCCGCCAGCGCGTATCCGTCGGCATCGGGGGCCGGCTTCCACGGCTCGCCGGGCCGCACGGCGGCATGGACGGGCGGCGCGGGATCGATGCCGATCCGGGCGAATGTCTCCGCCGCCGTCATGCCTCCGCCGCCCCCGAGCAGGACGGCCAGCACCGCCAGCAGGGCGGCTGCCACAGCGGCGATCAGCTTGATCCGCAGCGGAATCCGGGCTATTCGTCTCAGAAAGTTAAGGATGGAAGTTCACCTCTTTGTACAGCTCTTGGAAGAAATCCAGCAGATTGTAGGACAGGCCGAACACGATGAAGCCGAACAGCCAGATCGTGCCGATGGCGAAGACGGTCACCGCCGAGTTCTTGATCGTCTCCATGAAGTCGAAGTTATGGATGACCTGGGTCATGACGATGAACAGGACGCCGAGCCAGATCGCCGTCACCGTCGTCAGGGAAGTGACCAGCACCTTCTCGTCCAGCGTCACGATGTTCGACAGGATGAGAATCGGGACCGACAGGAACAGATACGGAGCCAGCGCGTACGTGCTGCCCTGGACGACCTCGCGGAACCGACCCTCCCCGTCCCGGACGCTGCAGACGAGGTAGTTGGCGATGATCCACGTCGCCCACGGGAGGATGAACAGGCCGAGCTCACTCAGCAGGTTGATGCCGGCCAGATCGACGGGATGGAACAGGAACCCGGTCCAATAGATCCGGGCCAGCTTGACGGCGAGCACGGCAGCCAGCAGCAGCACGGTGATCCAGGCCGGAACGCGGGTTTCCTTGAGCCGGTAGAAGCCGTCGTAGGGATGGATCATGACGGAGCCGAAGTTCCGCAGATGGCCGACCGGGCTCCTCCAGGACTCCGGCAGCGGACGCCTCTTTAAGAGCCGCCGAATCCCCTTCCCTCCGAACCGGATCAGGAGGAGCAAGACCGCGAGTCCGGCGAGCAGCAGGACGAACCGGTTCTGCAGCCATTCCAGCCGGATCTGCCAGAACGCCTTGGAATATCCGTCCGTATCAAACGCCGTTTTCATGAACGAGAGCGCCTTGCTGTTGTCCTCCTCATGCAGATACACCTTGCCCAGCCCTTGGAAGGTCGCGCCGAACATGTCGTTGCGGGCATAGACCGCCTCCCAGAAGGGCTTGCTCTCCTCGTACCTGCCGTCCGCGTAGAGAGCCATCGCCTTCAGGACTTCCCGACCGAATTCGGTGCGGACGAACTTGTGCACCGTCCGGGTGGCGCTGTCGGCGATCCAGACGGCATGGTCTCCGTCGACGCCGATGGCGGTCGGGAAGCCGAGTATGCCGTACTGCTGCGTGTCCTTGTCCACGGCGCCGAAGGCGAACAGCGCTTCGGCGCTGCGGTCGTACAGGGTGATGAAGCCGGAGTCCGTATCGACGTCGTACAGAAAGCCTTCGTCGTCGAGAGCCGCATCCACGATGCCGTGGCCGTTCACGAGCGTTTTGTTCTTGAAGGCGTCCACCCCGCCCGCATTGAGCTTGCGGAGCGCCCCCTTGCCCTCTCCTCCGGCAGTAGCCGTATAGATGAAGCCGTCTCCGTCGATCGCGATGTTGGTGATCGGCCTCGGCAGCGCCGCCTTCTCCTTGGACAGCTGCTCCTTGTTCAGGATCAGCCTCTTGAGCCAGCTCAGCATGGACGTATCGGCTTTGTTCGCTCCGAAATACCCCATGAACTCGCCGGCCGGACTGAGCCGGACCAGTCCCTGGTAGGAGGAGTTGAGCGCGATGTACATGACGCCGCGACGGTCGACCGCAAGCTTGACCGGGATGAAATGCTCGGTCCCGAGCAGCGGCGACTCCGGCTTCTTGTATTCCTTGCGGAAGGCGCCGTCCGGGCCGAACACCGCGATCCGCTGGTTGCCGGAATCGGCGACGTAGACGCTGCCGTCCGGCGTCACGAACACCCCCTCCGGCGAGCTGAGGCTGCCGGGTCCCTCCTCCTCGCCGATCCGGCGGTCGAGGGAGCCGTCCTTGCGCAGCACGACGATCCGGTCCAGCTTCTTGTCGGCCACGTAAATGCTGCCGTCCGGTCCCGCCTGCAGATCCGCGGGCTCCTGGAAGTCCGCGGTGTAGGCGCCCGCCGGCGTATAGATCGGCTGGATGCGGAACCAGTCCGACTGGTTGCTGTCGTAATAGAACGTCCGGTACGGAAGCCCGGCGGAAGCGGGCTCCGGCACGGCGATCCAGGCCAGCGCCGCGACGAGCAGTAGAGCGATCCATTTCTTCATTGTCCGACTTCCTTTGCTGATGGAATCACTTGATCCCGGAATGGACCATGCTCTCGAGCACCTTGCGCTGGAAGAGCAGGAATATGATCAGGTTCGGGATGAAGATGAGCAGTCCGGCCGCTGCGGCCATGTTCTGGCCGGCGACGTTGTTCTGCAAGCCGCTGAGCAGGCTGTTCACATAGAAGGCGAGCGTCCGCATCGCTTCCTTCTGCATGAACAAGGTCGACGTCTCGACGTCGCCCCATACCGTCTGGAACGTCAGGATCGAGATCGTCGCGATGGCGGGAGCCGACAGCGGCAGCACGATGCGGGCGAAGATGCCGACATGGCTCGCTCCGTCGATCTTGGCCGCCTCGATGAGATCGTTCGGAATCTGCGAGACGAAGCCGACGAGCATGAAGACGGCGACGGGCGAGGCGAGCGACGGCAGCACATGGCCGAAGTAGGTGTTGTTCAGGCCGATGCCGCTGACGATCAGATACCTCGGGATGGAGACCGTCTCCGGCGCGAACATGAGCGACAGGGTGATCATCGAGAGGATGAGCGCCTTGAAGTGGAACCGGTGCTTCGCCAGCACATAGGCCGCCATCGTGCTGACGATGATGACGCTCGCCAGCGTCAGGCCGAGCACGACGATGCTGTTGAACAGATAGCGCGTGAACGGAACGGTCGCGTTCGAGGCGTGCAGGAACAGCGATTCGAAGTTGCGCAGCGTCGGATGCTGGACGAAGAAGCGCGGCGGGAACAGGAACAGCTCGTTCTGCGGCTTGAACGCATGGCTGAAGATGAAGATGATCGGCAGCGACATGAACGCCGCGAGCGCGGTGAAGCCGCCGATCAGAATGGCCTGGAAAGGCGATGCGGAGCGGAATCTTCGGAGTCTGGCGATCATGGCTCACAGCTCCTCCTTCGAGTTGAACAGGCGATAGGCGAATCTCATGACGAAGTAGCTGAGCAGCAGCAGGATGACCGACAGCGCCGACGCGTAGCCGAGCTCGAAGCGGATGAAGGCGTAGTCGTCGATATGGTTGATGATGAGATGCCCCGCGTACTGCGGCGTCACCGCCATGCCGGTCAGCTGCGTCGAGATGCTGCCTGCCTTGAGCGTGGATACGATCGTCATGACGGCGCTGAACAGCATCTGCGGCTTCATCGACGGGACGGTGATGTAGAACACCTCCTGCAGCCGGCTGGAGATGCCGTCGATGCGCCCGGCCTCGTACAGCTCCCGGTTCACCGTCTGCAGGCCGGCGAGCATCGCGAGGAAGCCGACGCTGAAGCTCATCCAGAGCGAGACGAGGATCATGATCTTCATGAGCGACTTCGGATCCTGGAGCCAGACGACCGGCCCGTCGATCCAGCCCATCGACAGCAGGAAGTTGTTGACGTAGCCGACGCGGTCCCCGCTGAAGGCGGCGATCCAGACGACGGACAGCGCCACGGCACCCGCCATCGACGGGGCGTAGAAGACGAGCGTGTAGTAATCGCGGACCTTCAGCGGCAGCTGATGGATCAGCCAGGCGAACAGGAACGACAGGACGTACCCGCCCGGACCGACGATGAGCGCGAACAGGAACGTATTGGGCAGCGCCTTGGTCAGGAAGACGATGTCCTGCGTGAACAGCGCGATGTAGTTGTCGAAGCCGATGAAATGCAGCTTGCCGAAGCCGTCGTAGGACGTGAAGCCGAGCGTCGCCGCCATGACGACGGGTACGACGATGAAGACGAGGAAGCAGATCAGGAACGGAGCGAGGAACAGATAGCAGAAGGCGTCCCTGCGCAGGTCGCTTCCGAAGCGCCTCAGCTTCAGCAGCGCCGGAGAAGGCTTGCGCCCGCTGCCGATGTCGATTCCGGGAGTCAGCTCGGTGCCGGTATTCATTTGTCCGTCCCTCCCCAATCGTAAGGCTTGTCGATCTGCGGCACGCCGAGGCCGACGCCCGCGATGCCGAAGTCCTTCTGCCTGCGGTTCATTTCCCGCTGCAGCGAGAGCTGCGCCTGCTCCAGCGATTCCTTGGCCGGGATGCCGTCGAATACCGTCCGGTTCCAGGCGAACTCCATCTCCCGTCCCAGGAAATAGTAGCCGGGCACGTTCGGCATGTTCTTCGCCCAGCGGGACTGCTCGCGGATCGCCTTGAGGTCGGCGCCCGGCCAGCTGAGCGATTTCATCGCCTCGACGTTCGCGGTGTTCCACCGGTATTCCATGCCGTAGAACGATTCCATATCGCTCGCGTACTGGGCCTGCACCTCGTCCGAGGTCCACCACTTCAGGAATTCCCAGGCGGCGTCCTTCCGCTGACTCTTCTTCATGATCATCGCCGTCGACAGCCCTTGCGGCGACCAGCGGGCGACCGTTCCGTCCTCCTGGGAGACGCCCGGCAGCGGAGCGGTCGCCCAGTGGCCGGTAATCTCCGGCGCGGCGACGAGCAGCTGCACGTAGGTGTTGAAGTCGGCGATGCCGACCGGAATGTCGCCGTCGCGGAAATGCTGGAAGAACGCCGGGATGTCGATCGGCAGGTTGTATTTCGTGAACATTTCCGTCCACTGCTTGAACGCCTGCTGCCCCTGCGGGCTGCCGAGATTGGCCTTGAGGCCGTCGGCCGAATACGGATCCGCTCCGTTCTCCAGGAAGAAGGTCGCGTAGTCCCCCTTGGGCACGTTCATCGTCATTCCGTTCTCCTGCAGCGTCGGCAGCATGTCGAAGACGTCCTCCCATGTGTCCGGAGCCTTCAGTCCCAGGCTCTCCAGGATGTCCGTGCGGTAGAAGAGCAGCTGGAAGTTCTGCACCTCCGGCAGGCCGTAGGTGCCGCCGTCATAGCTGAGCGCCCGGGCCGCTCCCGGGATGAAACGCTTCATGACGTCGCCGAAGCCGGGATATCCGGACAGGTCCTGTGCCGCATTCCGCATCGCGTAGTCGGCCGGCGTCGCTTCCCCGAGCCCGAGCGCGACATCCGGCACCTCGCCTGCCGCATTGCCGAGGATGAGCATGTTCGGATTCGGCATCAGGTTGATGTTCACCGCGATGCCCGTCTTCGGCGTGAAGTCCTGATTCGCCATCTCGCGCAGCAGATCGACGTAGTCCCGTCCCCGCTGCACCCAGATCGTCAGCGCGCCCTGCTTGTTCTTGCCGCTGAGATCGTAGTCCATCGTGAACGAGCGCCCGAAGTCGCCGAGCGCGTACGGCACGCGGGACAGCACCGAGGCGGTCTTCAAGCCGGGATCGCTGTCCGGCGTGCGCAGGACGAGGTAATCGAGCATGAGCGGCTGCTGGGTCAGCGTCGACATCCAGGTTCCGATGCTGGCCTGGATCGTGGAGAAGTCGTTGACCTTGCTCGGAATCTCGCCCACGTCGTCCAGCATGGCCTGCAGCATGCTGACGGAGGACTTGATCGCCTGAGACAGATCGGAATCCCGGCCGTTCAGGCCGTTCACATAGTCGCGGACGACGTTCAGCCTGTCGACGATCGCCTGCAACTTGGCTCCGGCGTCGGGATCGTATTTTTTCATGTCCCAGGTGCGCTGGGAGTCGATGTTCGCATCCGAGGCGTTTTTGCTGTAATTGCCCGTAATCAGGCGGATGTGGCGGTCGAAGTCCGAGATCTGGCCGAGCGTCTCCTTGAGCGCCAGCGACACCGGCTGGAGCGGCGACGAATCCGCCGTCATCGTGATCTTGTGCTCGCCTTTCTTCAAGTAGATCCGGTAAGGACGGCCTTCGCCGTCAGCCGCCGGGGCGATCTCGAATTCCTTGTGGTAGCCGAGCCCGTAATGCAGCCATTCGCGGAAAGGAACCTCGCCGTCGATCTGGATCGTGCGGTAGGCCTTGAAGCCGGCGCGGTAGTTCTGGAAGTTCTTCAGATCCAGGACGTACCAGCCGTCCTCCGGAACCTCCGCCCTCCATTCCACCCATTCTCCCGGCAGCCGCCAGCGGTTGCCCCCGAGCACGTTGTAGGTGAGATGCCCTTGGGGATCGGGAGAGATGTTGGGCTCGGCCCAGTGGTCCGTCTGGATGGAGATGCTCGACTTGCGGTCGAACGCCTCGGCTTCCGTGATTCCGTACCACTTCGGCTGGCTCCCGGTCCGATATGCGGGCTGCGAGGAAGCATACTCCTCGTAGGAGGGAAGGGCGCGCTGCGGCTCGAAGGAAAGCTTCTTAAGCGCGACCGGCTCCCGCTCTCCAATCAGCCTCAGTCTGTGGCCGCCCTTCTCCAGCCGGTACAGCAGCGGCCTGGACGAGGCCGAGAAGTCGCTCGCCGCCTTGACGGACCATTCCGATATCTCCGTCTGCCGGGGGCGCACCTGCATGCCGAGCTCGTTGCGTTCATACGGGTACTCGGCGTCCTTCCACAGCCGCTGGAGCTCGATCGTCTCCGACTCGGCGAACGGATAGGCGCCGTCGATCTGCACGCCCCGGATGACGGACGTGCGGCCTCCGGGCAGCGGCTTGTAGTCCAGATGCAGCTCGTACCAGCCTGCGCGCGGAGCTTCGAACGACCATTCCACCCAGCCGGAGTCGCTGTTCCAGCCCAGCGCGGGACCGTCCGGGCCGGCCGTCTCCGCCAGCTTCGCTTCCGGAGCCGCTTCCGTGTACCGGAGCGGATCGATCGAGATGGCCGGCGAGGAGGCCGCTTCCGCCTCCGCCTCGGGATGCCGGAGCATCAGCCTCGCATAGGGAAGCTTGTCTTCGGCATCGGCCGGCGTGGAATTCCCCAGCAGCTGCGAGGCGCTGACCGTCTGGGCGAACGTCGCC encodes:
- a CDS encoding extracellular solute-binding protein — encoded protein: MTSKKTIHSVLGTVLALSVVLAGCSGNNANNAPASGSPSPSAAANTDAAGGGGGSDVKHDPVTLRFISWKDSYNELYGLFHQKYPWITIEQIPVNSQPIMEIIAAQEAAGTPADVTEIDSDLITFQQNGLIEDLTPYIDKSDIFKNAKFPDGFFDTMTFKGQKLAVPMVDVPMWVLVNKDLLAKHGVEMPGNDWTYDDFRDVSKKITDPDAGEYGVTTQPEIQMRLLSTKAIADGHADNLQYMNKDLTQSLLSTPDVINDAKWLREFVTKDGSMQSEAAAAASGGVTKEFINGKTGFAIGGDWVLPTLKEKAAFNWDVLPFPKGKVSQPGYSIYGPLALLSGSKHKEEAFLWLSFQFTKEAQKWKIDQGANASVVDPELTAYYDQAPIWQGKNIEAVKIAQKNAYIQPGLTVPGWNEYNYNNIVNDIVFGDRDINDLIPETEAWNKKTTELAATLK
- a CDS encoding carbohydrate ABC transporter permease; translated protein: MSANVWLQKAGKQAKGLLWGRRVQKAKMIVLGRSLSDGLLAKLVIYALLSIVAYLYLQPLLYMVSTMLKDMSDLLDPTVKWIPRAVTWENLSKAVKGLQYPEALRNTTLIALSCSLAQVLLCAMTGYALARLAVPFKGLITALVILTFLIPPQVIIIPLYVIFSKLGLLNTLFVFLVPALFGQGLKGALFILIFRQFFRAQPASLEEAAKLDGASSFRLFFRIMLPLAQSACLVVFLFSFIWYWNMYYEPSMFLANGFTPLSIRLDNLEDVLNPSLLGNTHFITNPVTEGTKMAAAFLIILPPLLIFMVLQRWFVAGIERTGIVE
- a CDS encoding sugar ABC transporter permease, with the protein product MSRPAPYRRKAMEHHAKRYGIGMLFMLPWMIGFAVFVAVPIGWSMFMSLHKVAVVPGGFKYDWIGLQNYRDAFLKDNVFPIELITYFQQMLLMVPVIVIFALLISLLLNQKFPGRFIYRALFFLPVIFATGQVLSELFSQGAGDIPFLDQYNLEPLVRQYVGGELAKTVMEVLGRIVLILWYSGVQILIFIAGFQTVSPSIYEAVRIDGASPWDSFWKITLPASMPFVSLNVLYTIIDLFTFPLNPVLKHIRDNMFKVDTGYGYASALAWIYFAFIFALIAIVMGLFSRSMSKRRGRA
- a CDS encoding DUF5696 domain-containing protein, whose protein sequence is MAAALLAVLAVLLGGGGGMTAAETFARIGIDPAPPVHAAVRPGEPWKPAPDADGYALAAENEGFALYVRPDNGGIAVLNRKSGYRWTSNPSKEELAREKVKGLPLSNLQSTFVLTYVRSQGADQTIRESVNSVSPGVVRDMAKEGGALQIRYSFPDKKLGVTIAYELTEAGLKVGIPAAGIREEGDFAVFSIDLLPYFGSAAAADDGYLFVPDGPGGLIRFDAPRAGISKGYLHEVYGTEVTNSANWTRDAGMREDIAYPVFGLKKGAEAFLAVLTKGEGSSQIAAMPPGIKSSRYNVYSSQMYREEYLYRMSRLAAPTKAVQKQPLDFDREVEYRFLSGDEADYSGMAASYRDSLIAAGSLGEPLQPAGHVPLYLKIMGGNYEKAFGRVRYVAATTFAQAGEIMRSLQSRGIARASVAFYGWPNMGDYDMERRFPIEPALGGESGAKAFIDEMRKSGTDVSFYEDFLWVDGHSSASGKSDAVRGIDGTAFIDEGWFLAKPSFTAASAAAAVDRLKKLGVSGILYSGLGDTTFNDYEPSGILSRGYTGEVYAGLLAYTRKELGSAGVFRGNAYTLGQADYISSLPSESSYDFLIDETVPFYPMVLHGYVPYTFGEGNLRDDERKEFLRAIEYGAMPSFMVTHDDSRKLKESASNFLYSSRFDKWEGRIVEEYRRFDSLADLFAQRITAHEKLSADRYATTYEDGTRVIVDYAAGSFSVEKGGGA
- a CDS encoding YIP1 family protein — protein: MKKWIALLLVAALAWIAVPEPASAGLPYRTFYYDSNQSDWFRIQPIYTPAGAYTADFQEPADLQAGPDGSIYVADKKLDRIVVLRKDGSLDRRIGEEEGPGSLSSPEGVFVTPDGSVYVADSGNQRIAVFGPDGAFRKEYKKPESPLLGTEHFIPVKLAVDRRGVMYIALNSSYQGLVRLSPAGEFMGYFGANKADTSMLSWLKRLILNKEQLSKEKAALPRPITNIAIDGDGFIYTATAGGEGKGALRKLNAGGVDAFKNKTLVNGHGIVDAALDDEGFLYDVDTDSGFITLYDRSAEALFAFGAVDKDTQQYGILGFPTAIGVDGDHAVWIADSATRTVHKFVRTEFGREVLKAMALYADGRYEESKPFWEAVYARNDMFGATFQGLGKVYLHEEDNSKALSFMKTAFDTDGYSKAFWQIRLEWLQNRFVLLLAGLAVLLLLIRFGGKGIRRLLKRRPLPESWRSPVGHLRNFGSVMIHPYDGFYRLKETRVPAWITVLLLAAVLAVKLARIYWTGFLFHPVDLAGINLLSELGLFILPWATWIIANYLVCSVRDGEGRFREVVQGSTYALAPYLFLSVPILILSNIVTLDEKVLVTSLTTVTAIWLGVLFIVMTQVIHNFDFMETIKNSAVTVFAIGTIWLFGFIVFGLSYNLLDFFQELYKEVNFHP